The genome window GCTAAGCAAAAGGGCCGATATACAAGGCGCAGTGTGCTTTTGCGAATAAGGCCACACATATGGTGTGCCGAATGAGCAAAAGTGCGCTGCAACGCAGTAGATCGGGCTTTTTGCGACGCCATCAACAATGAGTGACGACCTGTTAACTTAAATCATAAATCCTGCTGACTCAGCAGATCCGGGGTATTGACATTTCGCCAGGCATCGCGCAGGGCGGGTGGCGGTTCAGCAACATACACCCCATCAATTTCGGCAAGGGAAGAGAGTCTCCACTTTTGCTGACTGGCCAACGTTTCAACAGCGGCAAAGAATTGAAAATCATACAGGGCCAATAATGGTTCATGACGGCCATCAATGTATGGGATTACGGCCTTCCTCCCAGATCGCTGTTGTTGCAGCAGCCAGTTGAGGGCATCAAGCGAAATTTCTGGCATGTCACAGGCACAAGCAATGATCGTGCTCCAGGGAAAGGAACGCATAGCAGACAACAACCCTGCTATGGGGCCTGAGCAGCCAGGGACATCAGAGAGCCTTGGGAGTGTGCACTCCCCCATATCTCCTTGACCGACTACGACCACATGATCACACACCTGAGCAAGGGTAGACGCTGTCATCTGCAGCCAGGTTCGCCCCTCCCTTGAGATCAGATGCTTGGCATATCCCATGCGTGAACTACTGCCACCGATTAGAATACACCCCACAATCAATGGCAAGAGACTTGGGCGTTCAGAAATTTGACTGACGTTGGGAACGAGCTTCTTCATGTTCCCATGCTCCCTTTTTCAGCGCTACAGTTATTGGGGGGGTACGATAAAACCTTTTTGAATGGCATATTTAATCAGTTCAGCCGTGCTCTTAATGTGGATCTTTTTCATGATATTGGCACGATGATGCTCAACCGTGCGAATACTGATGGAGAGCATTTTTGCGATGTCTTTACTTTTGTTTCCCTCTGCGACCAGGGTCACCACCTGCTTTTCTCGAGTTGTAAGAAGTTCATGGGGAGCGTGTCCCTTGATCCGCATGGCCATATGGTCGTGGGGCGTAATACTGGCAGCGAGTGATGGGGCAATATAGAGTTCTCCGTCAAGACATCTGCGAAGCGCAGTCAATAGCTCCGTGTCGGAATCCTCTTTCAGGGCATAACTGTCAGCCCCGGATTTAATGGCGCTTACCAAAAACTCCTTGCTGCTGTGCATGGTCAAGATCAGGATTTTAACTTTGGGACACAGCTTTTTGATTTGGGGGATGGCATCAATTCCTCTGATTTTGGGCATGGAGATGTCCAGCAGAATAATATCAGGGCAATCCTCCTCAAGAAAATGGAGCAACTCCAGTCCATCCCCAAAATCACCCACAACTTGCAGGTACGGCTGGCCATCAATAACTTTCTTCAAACCCCGACGGATCAAGACGTGATCATCTGCCAAGACAATACGTCGTGGCTTTACGGTTAGCGGCATGGTTGACCTCTCCTTGTATCACTCTTCATCCTCATCTCGTGCCATGAGGATGAGTCAACAAAACCCAGTATTGCGACTTAAATAGCTCAACAGAGCTTCATCGATTCCTGGAAAATAGAATTAATAAATTACTTTTATGTAAGAGACAATCGGATTTTACGAACAGTGTAACTATTCAACAGCGCTGTATCCACTCAATTTTCTTGCTCAAGAAAGATCTTCATTCTCAGAAGAATTCTCTTGAGAGAACCCGCCTGCCCACTTAGCAATGGCAGGAGAGTAGAAACAGGCTGTCATGCCGAACACTGTCGCAACGGTGGTAACCCAGAACAACGCCAAATGCAGGGCATGATTCT of Desulfobulbaceae bacterium contains these proteins:
- a CDS encoding response regulator transcription factor, producing the protein MPLTVKPRRIVLADDHVLIRRGLKKVIDGQPYLQVVGDFGDGLELLHFLEEDCPDIILLDISMPKIRGIDAIPQIKKLCPKVKILILTMHSSKEFLVSAIKSGADSYALKEDSDTELLTALRRCLDGELYIAPSLAASITPHDHMAMRIKGHAPHELLTTREKQVVTLVAEGNKSKDIAKMLSISIRTVEHHRANIMKKIHIKSTAELIKYAIQKGFIVPPQ
- a CDS encoding molybdenum cofactor guanylyltransferase, with protein sequence MKKLVPNVSQISERPSLLPLIVGCILIGGSSSRMGYAKHLISREGRTWLQMTASTLAQVCDHVVVVGQGDMGECTLPRLSDVPGCSGPIAGLLSAMRSFPWSTIIACACDMPEISLDALNWLLQQQRSGRKAVIPYIDGRHEPLLALYDFQFFAAVETLASQQKWRLSSLAEIDGVYVAEPPPALRDAWRNVNTPDLLSQQDL